A region of Halalkaliarchaeum desulfuricum DNA encodes the following proteins:
- a CDS encoding archaeosine biosynthesis radical SAM protein RaSEA, whose translation MSETSPESHEEGRGMDAHNRVMREIRARRDETYDPHEPTRVWLDEDNTPDGVYQSLTIILNTGGCRWARAGGCTMCGYVAESVEGGSVSHEALVDQLEVCLEYERENADEPAGLIKIYTSGSFLDEREVPAETRKTIAEAFADRDRIVVESLPDFVDREKLADFTDRGLETDVAVGLETATDRVRRDCVNKYFDFADFEDACGEAAAAGAGVKAYLLMKPPFLAEPEAADDMIDSIERCATVDPCHTVSMNPCNVQRYTMVEELYYADGYRPPWLWSVAHVLEETADVDAIVVSDPVGHGSDRGPHNCGDCDDRVQTAIKDFGLRQDPSVFEQVSCECESTWELVMEAETAYNMPLVG comes from the coding sequence ATGAGCGAAACGAGCCCCGAAAGCCACGAGGAGGGGCGCGGGATGGACGCCCACAACCGGGTGATGCGCGAGATCCGCGCCCGCCGGGACGAGACGTACGACCCCCACGAGCCGACGCGGGTGTGGCTCGACGAGGACAACACCCCTGACGGCGTCTACCAGTCGCTGACGATCATCCTCAACACCGGCGGCTGCCGGTGGGCGCGGGCGGGCGGTTGCACCATGTGCGGCTACGTCGCCGAGTCCGTCGAGGGCGGCTCCGTGAGTCACGAGGCGCTGGTCGATCAGCTCGAGGTCTGTCTGGAGTACGAGCGCGAAAACGCCGATGAACCCGCCGGCCTGATCAAGATCTACACCTCCGGCTCCTTTCTCGACGAGCGGGAGGTGCCCGCCGAGACCCGGAAAACCATCGCCGAGGCGTTCGCCGACCGCGACCGGATCGTCGTCGAATCGCTGCCGGACTTCGTCGACCGGGAGAAGCTCGCGGACTTCACCGACCGCGGGCTCGAAACAGACGTCGCCGTCGGCCTCGAAACTGCGACCGACCGGGTTCGACGCGACTGCGTCAACAAGTACTTCGACTTCGCCGACTTCGAGGATGCCTGCGGGGAGGCGGCGGCCGCCGGCGCCGGCGTGAAAGCGTACCTCCTCATGAAGCCGCCGTTCCTCGCGGAGCCGGAGGCCGCAGACGACATGATCGACTCGATCGAGCGGTGCGCGACGGTCGACCCCTGCCACACCGTCTCCATGAACCCGTGTAACGTCCAGCGGTACACGATGGTCGAAGAGCTGTACTACGCCGACGGCTACCGGCCGCCGTGGCTGTGGTCGGTCGCACACGTGCTCGAGGAGACCGCCGACGTCGACGCGATCGTCGTCTCCGATCCGGTCGGCCACGGCTCCGATCGGGGCCCGCACAACTGCGGCGACTGCGACGACCGCGTGCAGACGGCGATCAAGGACTTCGGCCTCCGACAGGACCCGTCGGTGTTCGAGCAGGTCTCCTGTGAGTGCGAGTCGACCTGGGAACTGGTGATGGAAGCGGAGACGGCATACAACATGCCGCTGGTCGGGTGA
- a CDS encoding pyridoxal-phosphate-dependent aminotransferase family protein — protein MVDSDTTDEEFLLLNPGPVPVTEDVLASMTEPMVSHRSADFEATYERAQEGLDAVFTRSTLDGTSTSDAGTSLILNGTATMGMEAAVANVIDEGDTVVALVNGKFGRRFARIADRYTDDVTRVEATWGESIPLSAVREAVDDDTDLVTMVHNETSTGLLNPVAEVGEIAKDHDACFVVDGVTSIGGDVFRIDDWNVDVAVTDAQKALGAPPGVSAMYVTERAKAAIDGESAPFYEDLDWHLRKADQHQTPFTSAVPLFRALAVAVEEITDEGMGDRIERHRRQAAAFREGFTAMGLELFADAEGPTELSNTVTAVALPTELREADPDEFFAAVKERNVSISGGQAHLGGQIFRVSNMGSLSSAQILRGVRTVGEAMTDVGIDVDIDAGLDAANAELE, from the coding sequence ATGGTCGATAGTGACACCACCGACGAGGAGTTCCTGCTGCTCAACCCCGGCCCCGTCCCGGTGACCGAGGACGTGCTGGCGTCGATGACCGAGCCGATGGTCTCTCACCGATCTGCCGACTTCGAGGCGACCTACGAGCGCGCACAGGAGGGCCTCGATGCGGTGTTCACCCGATCGACACTCGACGGAACCTCGACCAGCGATGCGGGCACGAGCCTGATCCTCAACGGCACCGCCACGATGGGGATGGAAGCGGCCGTCGCAAACGTGATCGACGAGGGCGACACGGTGGTCGCGCTTGTCAACGGGAAGTTCGGCCGGCGGTTCGCCCGGATCGCCGACCGCTACACCGACGACGTCACCCGCGTGGAGGCGACGTGGGGCGAGTCGATCCCGCTTTCGGCCGTCCGGGAGGCGGTCGACGACGACACCGACCTGGTGACGATGGTGCACAACGAGACTTCCACGGGACTGTTGAACCCCGTCGCCGAGGTCGGGGAGATCGCCAAAGACCACGACGCGTGCTTCGTCGTCGACGGCGTCACGAGCATCGGCGGGGACGTCTTCCGAATCGACGACTGGAACGTCGACGTCGCCGTCACCGACGCCCAGAAGGCGCTTGGCGCACCGCCGGGCGTCAGCGCGATGTACGTCACCGAACGCGCAAAAGCGGCCATCGACGGCGAGTCGGCGCCCTTCTACGAGGACCTCGACTGGCACCTCCGGAAGGCCGACCAGCACCAGACCCCCTTCACGTCGGCGGTGCCGCTGTTCCGGGCACTCGCGGTCGCCGTCGAAGAGATCACCGACGAGGGAATGGGCGACCGGATCGAACGCCACCGCCGACAGGCGGCAGCGTTCCGCGAGGGTTTTACCGCGATGGGGCTGGAGCTGTTCGCGGACGCCGAGGGGCCCACCGAACTGTCCAACACCGTCACCGCCGTGGCGCTGCCAACCGAACTCCGCGAGGCCGATCCAGACGAGTTCTTCGCCGCCGTAAAGGAGCGAAACGTCTCGATTTCCGGGGGACAGGCCCATCTGGGTGGGCAGATCTTCCGGGTGTCGAACATGGGATCGCTCTCGTCGGCACAGATCCTCCGTGGCGTCCGCACCGTCGGCGAAGCGATGACGGACGTCGGGATCGACGTCGACATCGACGCCGGCCTCGATGCCGCGAACGCGGAACTCGAGTAG
- a CDS encoding tetratricopeptide repeat protein, which produces MDDRIQEALRTIDRRRALLDRLRSPADKRELVEHLDCSRATVDRAIRRLESLGWIERVDDGWQVSLTGRTVLDRYARFREEFADVLAGTEALASLPPDADVDARLFEGATVIPEDRREVGSGDGTQGSGDGAGNELPAELRARIESADRIRLIAPGETAATLLSSCRELSSGTVEAVLDRRVLSRLPERTPALARWLVESDRAAAFAAETPPYALLLLSEGDATVVSVVGHREDRSVEGVVSNDDDDAVEWGERQYRALRRIATPLAEAVEWGGVPVPTDPDPTDTLFREGFLKLTPSYFAEREPLPLPTAWRAGVGFPEVAAGHALEREHVRDGERRSLVADLLSALEGGGTRALIGPPGSGKSTVCRGVAYRWYRSVGSVLYRPEGGPEPFESWEALVRLLRDRTRPTLVVIEGALRADARAAFRAIEALEDDAGVAFLLESGSERWAVGGTFDVDPHDEAIRERIGTVRMPALDATERERFRSRLEDATGVSVDVDTDGSTEAEGGEAAEPGELLLFLNRLVMQVDTAGRDGSDVGTEGEPAVGSETASGLDADVEELCASLRGDELAMDTAVLVNLLNAAELPVLPEYAYALAFEAGDGIVAPSADAGETTGQSTEDRLEDRLRRVEQAIEELSGRVLFDSQNRGRYRTIHAGWSSAFLRRLLETDGRAAIDRADRCVSTLLALAVDEASRERLRDLRDGGRLSSASDGKDPLDRIAERPGDWAESISRRLIEFSEDHPALAPLLCGCGGPTFTVPRATSAGLPVELAERCGRGHLAGGRLEEATMAFESALDRLENAPLATEDRIRLRARCRVGLGNVADEQGTYDEAERLYREALSDYRELDDSLGIADSLRHLGSVAQRRSELDVAADRYARSLAIYREIGAERKLATALSDIGSVAQDRGDFETAGRHYRESQRRYSALGERREIVDVLGKLATVGWVTGDLEGAEKRARRAAAIAREIGYEHGFATAQYHLAVVSNVRGDTAAARRHAERAADAFAAIGNNHHEASTRSLLGEVERASGNLDRAEEHYRMAARRHEDVDDDRGHLDALLGLGRIARQRGDLDGATERAERALKLARSVGDARSEAACLRLLGTIDRERGDLDRADERLEEARSGYRDVEERHGEAATLLELAEVAADRDERDRARELFGRAIEGYREIDATPDAADALERFADRCETWGAVDEARRRRSTAERLREGNSDSENPLAE; this is translated from the coding sequence ATGGACGACCGGATCCAGGAGGCGCTGCGGACGATCGACCGGCGCCGGGCGTTGCTCGACCGGCTCCGGTCGCCAGCGGACAAACGGGAACTCGTCGAACACCTCGACTGTTCGCGGGCGACCGTCGACCGTGCGATCCGCCGGCTCGAGAGTTTGGGCTGGATCGAACGCGTCGACGACGGCTGGCAGGTGAGCCTCACCGGACGGACGGTTCTGGACCGGTACGCCCGGTTTCGAGAAGAGTTCGCCGACGTACTCGCGGGCACCGAGGCCCTGGCTTCGCTGCCGCCGGACGCCGACGTCGACGCCAGACTGTTCGAGGGAGCGACCGTCATTCCCGAAGATCGACGGGAGGTCGGCTCCGGCGACGGCACCCAGGGCTCCGGCGACGGCGCCGGAAACGAGTTACCGGCCGAGCTGCGAGCACGGATCGAATCGGCGGATCGGATCCGGCTGATCGCGCCGGGCGAGACCGCGGCGACGCTGCTTTCCAGCTGTCGGGAACTCTCCAGTGGAACCGTCGAGGCTGTCCTCGACCGGCGCGTGCTCTCGCGACTGCCCGAGCGAACACCGGCACTGGCGCGGTGGCTCGTCGAGTCCGACCGAGCGGCGGCGTTCGCCGCCGAGACACCCCCGTACGCGCTGTTGTTGCTCTCCGAGGGGGACGCGACGGTCGTCTCGGTCGTCGGCCACCGCGAGGATCGCTCCGTCGAGGGAGTCGTGTCGAACGACGACGACGACGCCGTCGAGTGGGGGGAGCGTCAGTACCGGGCGCTCAGGCGGATCGCCACGCCGCTTGCCGAGGCCGTCGAGTGGGGCGGCGTCCCTGTCCCGACCGATCCCGATCCCACGGACACGCTGTTCCGGGAGGGATTCTTGAAGCTGACGCCGTCGTACTTCGCCGAGCGGGAGCCGCTTCCGTTGCCGACCGCATGGCGGGCCGGCGTCGGGTTCCCCGAGGTGGCTGCCGGCCACGCGCTCGAACGGGAGCACGTCCGGGACGGCGAGCGACGATCGCTGGTCGCTGACCTGCTCTCCGCGCTCGAGGGGGGCGGCACCCGCGCCCTGATCGGTCCGCCGGGATCCGGGAAGAGCACCGTCTGCCGCGGCGTCGCCTACCGGTGGTATCGGTCGGTCGGATCGGTGCTGTATCGACCGGAGGGTGGCCCGGAACCGTTCGAGTCGTGGGAGGCGCTCGTGCGGCTGCTCCGGGACCGAACCCGCCCCACCCTCGTCGTGATCGAGGGGGCACTCCGCGCCGACGCGAGGGCGGCGTTCCGCGCCATCGAGGCGCTCGAGGACGACGCCGGCGTGGCGTTCCTCCTGGAGTCTGGAAGCGAACGGTGGGCCGTCGGCGGGACGTTCGACGTCGACCCGCACGACGAGGCGATCAGAGAGCGGATCGGAACCGTGCGGATGCCGGCGCTGGACGCGACCGAACGCGAGCGGTTCCGATCGCGGCTGGAAGACGCGACGGGCGTCTCGGTCGACGTCGATACCGACGGATCGACCGAAGCGGAGGGGGGCGAGGCGGCGGAACCCGGGGAGTTGCTGCTGTTTCTCAACCGGCTCGTGATGCAGGTCGATACGGCGGGACGCGACGGATCGGACGTCGGTACCGAGGGAGAACCCGCCGTCGGCTCGGAGACCGCGTCCGGGTTAGACGCCGACGTCGAGGAGCTGTGTGCGTCACTCCGGGGAGACGAACTGGCGATGGACACCGCGGTACTCGTCAACCTCCTCAACGCCGCGGAGCTTCCCGTCCTCCCCGAGTACGCCTACGCGCTGGCGTTCGAAGCGGGCGACGGGATCGTCGCCCCGTCAGCTGACGCGGGGGAGACGACCGGACAGTCGACGGAGGATCGGCTCGAAGATCGGCTGCGACGGGTCGAACAGGCGATAGAGGAACTTTCGGGGCGGGTGCTGTTCGACAGCCAGAATCGAGGGCGGTATCGGACGATCCACGCCGGCTGGTCGAGTGCGTTCCTGCGGCGGTTGCTGGAGACGGATGGACGCGCTGCGATCGATCGCGCCGACAGGTGTGTGAGCACGTTGCTCGCGCTCGCTGTCGACGAGGCCAGTCGCGAGCGACTCAGGGACCTGCGGGACGGGGGACGGCTGTCGTCGGCTTCCGACGGTAAGGATCCGCTCGACCGGATCGCGGAGCGTCCTGGCGACTGGGCGGAGTCGATCTCGCGACGGCTGATCGAGTTCTCGGAGGACCATCCTGCGCTCGCGCCGCTCCTGTGTGGCTGTGGCGGACCGACCTTTACCGTCCCGCGGGCGACGTCGGCCGGCCTGCCGGTCGAACTCGCCGAGCGCTGCGGGCGGGGGCACCTCGCGGGAGGGCGGCTCGAGGAGGCCACGATGGCATTCGAGTCCGCGCTCGATCGGCTCGAGAACGCCCCGCTCGCCACGGAGGACCGAATTCGGCTTCGGGCCCGCTGTCGAGTCGGGCTCGGAAACGTCGCCGACGAACAGGGGACCTACGACGAGGCCGAGAGGTTGTACCGGGAGGCGCTGTCGGACTATCGCGAACTGGACGACAGCCTGGGGATCGCAGACAGCCTCAGACATCTGGGCTCGGTTGCTCAACGCCGGTCAGAACTCGACGTCGCAGCGGATCGATACGCCCGAAGCCTCGCGATCTACCGGGAAATCGGGGCCGAACGGAAGCTCGCCACGGCGCTTTCCGACATCGGCTCAGTGGCCCAGGACCGGGGAGACTTCGAGACAGCCGGCAGGCACTACCGCGAGAGTCAGCGCCGGTATTCGGCGCTCGGCGAACGGCGGGAGATCGTGGACGTGCTCGGCAAGCTGGCGACCGTCGGCTGGGTCACCGGCGATCTCGAAGGAGCCGAAAAGCGTGCGCGCCGGGCGGCCGCAATCGCCCGGGAGATCGGCTACGAGCACGGGTTCGCCACCGCCCAGTATCACCTCGCCGTGGTGTCGAACGTCCGAGGCGACACGGCGGCCGCCCGGAGACACGCCGAACGGGCAGCCGACGCGTTCGCGGCGATCGGAAACAACCACCACGAGGCGAGCACCCGATCGCTGCTCGGGGAGGTCGAACGGGCGAGCGGGAACCTCGACCGGGCCGAAGAACACTACAGGATGGCGGCACGGCGCCACGAGGACGTGGACGACGACCGGGGGCACCTCGACGCGCTGCTTGGGCTCGGCCGGATCGCCCGCCAGCGGGGCGACCTCGACGGTGCGACCGAACGCGCCGAACGCGCCCTGAAGTTGGCCCGGTCGGTCGGGGACGCGCGCAGCGAGGCGGCGTGTCTGCGGCTGCTCGGGACGATCGACCGGGAACGAGGGGATCTCGATCGGGCGGACGAACGGCTCGAGGAGGCGCGTTCGGGATACCGCGACGTCGAGGAGCGCCACGGCGAGGCGGCGACGCTGCTCGAACTGGCCGAGGTCGCAGCCGACCGCGACGAGCGCGACCGCGCCCGGGAACTGTTCGGGCGGGCGATCGAAGGCTATCGGGAGATCGACGCGACGCCCGACGCCGCCGACGCCCTCGAGCGGTTCGCCGATCGCTGTGAGACGTGGGGGGCAGTCGACGAGGCGCGGCGGCGACGGTCGACCGCAGAACGGCTCCGCGAGGGGAACTCGGATTCGGAGAACCCACTCGCGGAGTGA
- a CDS encoding universal stress protein, with product MAYDRIVVATEGSPCANRGVERAIDLAAESGATVHAVYVVDQGIGRPGDWDIVVERQEAEGEDALDTVGDMGAEAGVEVEKHLRRGQPAEQIVGFTEGIDADLIVMGTCGRSGFDRFRHAGSTTERVLRRSSVPVLAVPPDEST from the coding sequence ATGGCTTACGACCGGATCGTGGTGGCGACGGAGGGGAGCCCTTGCGCGAACAGGGGCGTCGAGCGGGCGATCGACCTCGCGGCCGAGTCCGGGGCGACCGTCCACGCCGTATACGTCGTCGATCAGGGGATCGGTCGCCCGGGCGACTGGGACATCGTCGTCGAACGGCAGGAGGCGGAAGGAGAGGACGCTCTCGATACGGTCGGCGACATGGGTGCAGAAGCCGGGGTCGAGGTGGAGAAACATCTCCGGCGAGGACAGCCTGCCGAGCAGATCGTCGGGTTCACGGAGGGGATCGACGCCGACCTGATCGTCATGGGAACCTGCGGCCGAAGCGGCTTCGACCGGTTCCGGCACGCCGGGAGCACGACCGAACGAGTGCTCCGGCGGTCGTCGGTTCCCGTGCTCGCGGTGCCGCCGGACGAGTCGACGTGA
- the purS gene encoding phosphoribosylformylglycinamidine synthase subunit PurS, translating into MTPYTATVTVRLKPGVLDPEAETTRRALERLGFELEDLRSADRFEIDLEAADAEEAGDRAAEMAERLLANPTIHDYEVAVSER; encoded by the coding sequence ATGACCCCCTACACCGCGACGGTGACCGTCCGGCTGAAACCCGGCGTGCTGGATCCGGAAGCGGAGACGACACGGCGCGCACTGGAGCGACTCGGGTTCGAACTGGAGGACCTCCGGTCGGCCGACCGGTTCGAGATCGACCTGGAGGCGGCCGACGCCGAGGAAGCCGGCGACCGGGCCGCAGAGATGGCAGAGCGGTTGCTCGCGAACCCGACGATCCACGACTACGAGGTCGCGGTATCCGAACGATGA
- a CDS encoding BsuPI-related putative proteinase inhibitor encodes MLTSTLSVAPVDEGFEFSLTVRNDDDEPVELSFRSGQRVDFVVERVDDADGTGDGQEVWRYSDGRLFTQALGRETLEPGESLSYGAIWEDPPAGEYEVRGVLTAENVDAEASMVVSVPPV; translated from the coding sequence ATGCTCACGTCGACGCTGTCCGTCGCACCGGTCGATGAGGGATTCGAGTTCTCGCTGACGGTCAGGAACGACGACGACGAGCCCGTGGAGCTTTCGTTCCGATCGGGCCAGCGGGTCGACTTCGTGGTCGAGCGGGTCGACGACGCGGACGGAACAGGGGACGGCCAGGAGGTGTGGCGCTACAGCGACGGCCGGCTGTTCACCCAGGCGCTCGGACGCGAGACCCTCGAGCCCGGCGAGTCGCTGTCCTACGGGGCGATCTGGGAGGACCCCCCCGCCGGCGAGTACGAGGTTCGTGGCGTGTTGACCGCCGAGAACGTCGACGCCGAGGCGTCGATGGTCGTCTCAGTTCCACCCGTCTGA
- a CDS encoding DUF5784 family protein has product MASPLRFRYAPGSWSPGRVESELYRPLDANLGAESGRPWFKPPSGYQARRFEMENGDVALFCWGSDDGPEGTDGGPAGYWMGNTETPQRLWKTEKYGFEEVPEPISEWAEKELTAQLHEESPWLEPYPHLSWFFLPVFLSKDGRETTREFFRDHAAGFPDATREEGLAFYESVLSTGALDPYRETMAGKLGTSKQLDLTRMRAAMGEFDAAKLLIDAGYEITPEIPVTTGHSLDYRAEKSGTEPTLVEVTRPLPPSRRAASTPVAAVRDTAETKTSGQLEAHAGGVTLFVDCTSFPDDAWASVLAEKPEVRHRPAVVFRFRPDGRVEGYRKGAALDLGGAI; this is encoded by the coding sequence GTGGCGAGTCCGTTACGATTCAGGTACGCCCCCGGTTCCTGGAGCCCCGGCCGCGTCGAGTCGGAACTCTACCGGCCGCTGGATGCGAACCTGGGAGCCGAAAGCGGACGACCGTGGTTCAAACCGCCGTCGGGCTACCAGGCGCGCCGGTTCGAGATGGAAAACGGCGACGTCGCGCTGTTTTGCTGGGGGAGCGACGACGGGCCGGAGGGGACCGACGGCGGCCCCGCCGGATACTGGATGGGGAACACCGAGACCCCACAGCGGCTCTGGAAGACCGAGAAGTACGGGTTCGAGGAGGTCCCGGAGCCGATCAGCGAGTGGGCCGAGAAGGAATTGACGGCCCAGCTTCACGAGGAGTCGCCGTGGCTCGAGCCGTATCCCCACCTGTCGTGGTTCTTCCTGCCGGTGTTCCTCTCGAAGGACGGCCGGGAGACCACCAGGGAGTTCTTCCGCGACCACGCCGCCGGCTTCCCCGATGCGACCCGCGAGGAGGGGCTCGCCTTTTATGAATCCGTGCTGTCGACCGGCGCGCTCGACCCGTACCGGGAGACGATGGCCGGCAAGCTCGGCACCTCCAAACAGCTGGACCTCACCCGGATGCGGGCGGCGATGGGGGAGTTCGACGCCGCCAAACTCCTGATCGACGCCGGCTACGAGATCACCCCCGAGATCCCGGTGACGACGGGGCATTCGCTCGATTACCGGGCCGAGAAGTCGGGAACCGAACCGACGCTGGTGGAGGTCACCCGGCCGCTTCCCCCCAGCCGACGGGCCGCCTCCACCCCCGTCGCCGCGGTGCGGGACACCGCCGAGACGAAAACGAGCGGCCAGCTGGAGGCCCACGCCGGCGGCGTCACCCTGTTCGTCGACTGCACGTCGTTCCCCGACGACGCCTGGGCGTCGGTGCTCGCCGAGAAGCCGGAAGTACGACACCGACCCGCCGTCGTCTTCAGGTTCCGGCCCGACGGCCGGGTCGAGGGCTACCGGAAGGGCGCGGCGCTCGACCTCGGCGGCGCGATCTGA
- a CDS encoding DUF7536 family protein, giving the protein MSREGTDGTTGGEAPQQERPDRPPASAMLSALSVPKHAKRGALAGLLLAIAAYLVRVLELLGPPPGAREYPILGPEGWFLVLAFVLAVTSAMLITILLVALEAARMGRNV; this is encoded by the coding sequence GTGAGTCGAGAGGGAACTGACGGAACGACAGGGGGCGAGGCCCCACAGCAGGAGCGTCCCGACCGACCTCCGGCGTCGGCGATGCTGTCGGCGCTTTCGGTGCCGAAGCACGCGAAACGCGGCGCACTCGCGGGGCTGTTGCTCGCTATCGCGGCGTACCTGGTTCGGGTACTCGAGCTGTTGGGTCCGCCACCGGGAGCACGGGAGTATCCGATCCTCGGTCCGGAGGGATGGTTTCTCGTGCTGGCGTTCGTGTTGGCGGTGACGTCGGCGATGCTGATCACGATCCTGCTCGTGGCCCTGGAGGCGGCGCGGATGGGGAGAAACGTTTAG
- a CDS encoding aldehyde ferredoxin oxidoreductase family protein — MTEYGGFRDNVVEVDLSGGDVNYRGIDDEYAEKYIGARGLGVRYMFEKDPEVEPLSPENRLCFMNGPLTGSQAVMSGRIAVVTKSPLTGTVTDSHHGGWSGARLKWAGVDGLLFDGRSDDPVYAVVEDGELELRDASHVWGKGVHETIETLGEEVDGEIGKNLSVMAIGPGGENGVRYACIMNEDDRASGRGGTGAVMGDKKLKAVVVKSGTRMPKPADAETFQEGAQQAMQVVRESDVTAPNEGGLSVYGTNVLMNITEEMDGLPVKNGRYTSTKSAREDFDTDSDAEKVSGEHVRENILVDEPTCHSCPVACKKEVEVQTMHKGEELNVHMESFEYEPAWSLGPNSLNDDAAKTAVIMDRCNDMGIDSIETGNTLSMAMEATEEGLIEEGIDWGDADAMIDMVERIARREDDLADALAKGAAGAAEEFGDPTIAMTVKGQGIPAYDPRCMKGMGIGYATSNRGACHLRGYTPAAEILGIPEKVDPYEWEGKGELTATFQDLHAISDSFDICKFNAFAEGIEEYVLQYNGMTGRDLSEDELFEAGERIYNLERYYNNLNGFDAADDSLPGRFVKGHEDAIPGQGGSEGELCELEEMKEEYYEHREWVDGVVPDEKLEALGIDIGPGTGVSMGDEGTAPADD; from the coding sequence ATGACAGAGTACGGTGGATTCAGGGACAACGTGGTAGAGGTCGACCTCTCCGGAGGCGACGTGAACTACCGAGGAATCGACGACGAGTACGCGGAGAAATACATCGGCGCTCGCGGGCTGGGCGTGCGGTACATGTTCGAGAAGGATCCGGAAGTCGAGCCGCTGAGCCCGGAGAACCGGCTGTGCTTCATGAACGGCCCGCTGACGGGTTCGCAGGCGGTCATGAGCGGCCGGATCGCGGTCGTGACAAAATCCCCGCTGACGGGGACGGTCACCGACTCGCATCACGGCGGCTGGTCGGGCGCCCGGCTGAAGTGGGCCGGCGTCGACGGGCTGCTGTTCGACGGCCGCAGCGACGATCCCGTCTACGCGGTCGTCGAGGACGGCGAGCTCGAACTGCGCGACGCCAGCCACGTCTGGGGTAAAGGCGTCCACGAGACGATCGAAACGCTCGGCGAGGAGGTCGACGGCGAGATCGGCAAAAACCTCAGCGTGATGGCGATCGGGCCGGGCGGCGAGAACGGCGTTCGGTACGCCTGCATCATGAACGAGGACGACCGCGCGTCCGGGCGCGGCGGCACCGGTGCCGTGATGGGCGACAAGAAGCTGAAAGCGGTCGTCGTCAAGTCCGGCACGCGGATGCCCAAGCCCGCCGATGCGGAGACGTTCCAGGAGGGGGCACAGCAGGCGATGCAGGTGGTCCGGGAGTCGGACGTCACCGCGCCCAACGAGGGCGGCCTCTCGGTGTACGGGACGAACGTCCTGATGAACATCACCGAGGAGATGGACGGCCTGCCCGTCAAGAACGGCCGGTACACCTCCACAAAGAGCGCCCGCGAGGACTTCGACACCGACTCCGACGCCGAGAAGGTCTCCGGCGAGCACGTCCGGGAGAACATCCTCGTCGACGAGCCGACGTGTCACTCCTGTCCGGTCGCCTGCAAGAAGGAGGTCGAGGTGCAGACGATGCACAAAGGCGAGGAGCTGAACGTCCACATGGAGTCGTTCGAGTACGAGCCCGCCTGGTCGCTGGGGCCGAACTCGCTGAACGACGACGCCGCCAAGACGGCGGTCATCATGGACCGCTGTAACGACATGGGCATCGACTCCATCGAGACCGGCAACACCCTCTCGATGGCGATGGAGGCCACCGAGGAGGGCCTCATCGAGGAGGGGATCGACTGGGGCGACGCCGACGCGATGATCGACATGGTCGAGCGCATCGCTCGTCGCGAGGACGACCTCGCCGACGCCCTCGCGAAGGGGGCCGCCGGCGCCGCCGAGGAGTTCGGCGACCCGACGATCGCGATGACGGTGAAGGGTCAGGGCATCCCCGCCTACGACCCACGCTGCATGAAGGGGATGGGGATCGGCTACGCCACCTCGAACCGCGGTGCCTGTCACCTTCGTGGGTACACCCCGGCCGCAGAGATCCTGGGCATCCCCGAGAAGGTCGACCCCTACGAGTGGGAGGGCAAAGGCGAACTCACCGCCACCTTCCAGGACCTGCACGCGATCTCCGACAGCTTCGACATCTGCAAGTTCAACGCCTTCGCGGAGGGGATCGAAGAGTACGTCCTCCAGTACAACGGCATGACCGGCCGCGACCTCTCGGAGGACGAACTGTTCGAGGCCGGCGAGCGCATCTACAACCTCGAGCGCTACTACAACAACCTCAACGGCTTCGACGCCGCCGACGACTCCCTGCCGGGTCGGTTCGTGAAGGGCCACGAGGACGCCATCCCGGGCCAGGGCGGCTCGGAGGGCGAGCTGTGTGAACTCGAGGAGATGAAAGAAGAGTACTACGAACACCGCGAGTGGGTCGACGGCGTCGTCCCCGACGAGAAGCTCGAGGCGCTCGGTATCGACATCGGACCGGGAACCGGCGTCTCGATGGGCGACGAGGGCACCGCGCCCGCGGACGATTGA